Proteins co-encoded in one Arachis stenosperma cultivar V10309 chromosome 7, arast.V10309.gnm1.PFL2, whole genome shotgun sequence genomic window:
- the LOC130941748 gene encoding cathecol O-methyltransferase 1-like, producing the protein MALASHDSDAKLEKQEDDAFMFAQMACSVVVPMAVRTTIELGVFDIIAKEGEGAKLSAKDIADRIGSNNPEAASMLDRVLRLLASHSLLSCSVVEDPESSNNLHHRLLYYSLSPVSRYFVTDADGESWGPSLAHLLDKVLYPCWSELKGAILEGGIPFNRIYGMNVFEYANIDPRFNEVFNKAMLTSSTISMKRILDVYKGFDHINKLVDVGGGLGATLNLITSKYPHIQGVNFDLPHVIENAPIYAGVEHIGGDMFESVPNGDAIFIKNILHDWDDEGCLKILKNCRKAIPNDGKVIVVDKVLPAVPEQTDVAKMTFRSDVFMMIQMPKGKERTHQDFMHLAKASGFSSITLLCNVSSLWVMEFFNQ; encoded by the exons ATGGCTCTTGCATCACATGATTCCGATGCAAAACTTGAGAAACAAGAAGATGATGCCTTTATGTTTGCGCAAATGGCATGTTCAGTTGTGGTTCCAATGGCTGTGAGGACCACAATAGAGCTTGGTGTATTTGACATTATAGCAAAAGAAGGCGAAGGTGCAAAGCTCTCAGCAAAAGACATTGCGGATCGCATTGGAAGCAACAACCCTGAAGCAGCATCAATGTTGGATCGTGTTCTCAGGCTTCTTGCAAGTCATTCATTACTGTCTTGTTCTGTTGTTGAAGATCCAGAAAGCTCTAATAACTTGCATCACAGGCTGCTGTATTATAGCCTCTCACCTGTTTCCAGATACTTTGTGACTGATGCTGATGGTGAGTCTTGGGGACCCTCTTTGGCGCATCTTCTGGATAAAGTCTTATATCCATGCTG GAGTGAACTGAAAGGAGCGATCTTAGAAGGAGGTATACCATTCAACAGGATTTATGGTATGAATGTGTTCGAGTATGCAAATATTGATCCACGGTTCAACGAGGTTTTCAACAAAGCTATGCTCACATCCTCCACTATATCAATGAAGAGGATTCTTGATGTCTACAAAGGCTTCGACCACATCAATAAACTGGTTGACGTTGGTGGTGGTCTTGGAGCCACTCTCAACTTGATCACTTCCAAATACCCTCATATCCAGGGTGTCAATTTTGATTTGCCTCATGTTATAGAAAATGCTCCCATCTATGCTG GTGTGGAGCACATAGGCGGAGATATGTTCGAGAGCGTTCCCAACGGGGATGCCATTTTTATTAAG AACATACTTCATGATTGGGATGATGAAGGATGCTTGAAGATATTAAAGAATTGTCGGAAGGCTATACCAAATGATGGGAAGGTGATTGTGGTGGATAAAGTTCTTCCTGCAGTGCCAGAGCAGACAGATGTTGCTAAGATGACTTTCAGATCTGATGTTTTTATGATGATTCAAATGCCAAAAGGGAAGGAACGAACCCACCAAGATTTCATGCATTTGGCCAAAGCATCTGGATTTAGTAGCATAACATTGCTTTGTAATGTATCTAGCTTATGGGTCATGGAGTTCTTCAACCAATAG